Proteins encoded in a region of the Teredinibacter purpureus genome:
- a CDS encoding YeaC family protein, which produces MTPEDILRTMTPEIYRRFQTAIEIRKWPDGKVLSPEQTEICLQAIIAYEHKYVPENERTGFVPPKKTPCSDDTGKKSEETLKWQ; this is translated from the coding sequence ATGACCCCTGAAGATATTTTAAGAACAATGACACCAGAAATCTATCGTCGTTTTCAAACTGCCATAGAAATACGAAAATGGCCAGATGGAAAAGTATTATCGCCAGAACAAACAGAGATTTGTCTACAAGCCATAATTGCTTATGAGCATAAATACGTACCCGAGAACGAACGCACTGGCTTTGTTCCACCGAAAAAAACGCCGTGTTCAGATGATACGGGAAAAAAATCTGAAGAAACCTTGAAGTGGCAGTAG
- a CDS encoding metallophosphoesterase: MQGYDIIGDVHGCAQTLEKLLVKMGYWNKAPDAEFPVYSHPSRMAIFLGDILDRGPRIREALHIVKGMVDAGSAYCVMGNHEYNALGYTTLAPEYLDKTYVREHNSRHNRLIAETLTQFASYPEEWRMFLEWFQTLPIFLEFDAFRVVHACWDAELIAEFLVLNNNQTQVTTQFIRESAERGSFPQRFMDRLTRGTDLALPEGRKIAGKDGLERRAFRTKFWAKAPKTLQDVAFQPDPLPDDIGALSLNHEQKNALLCYSENEKPVFVGHYWLQGNPEPVTKNLACLDYSAVKYGRLACYRFDGEHYLDKSKFCWIDVTPTNSSDA, encoded by the coding sequence ATGCAAGGCTACGATATTATTGGCGATGTACACGGTTGCGCCCAAACGCTAGAAAAACTTCTGGTAAAAATGGGCTATTGGAATAAAGCACCTGATGCTGAATTTCCCGTTTATAGCCATCCCTCGCGAATGGCGATATTTCTAGGCGACATTCTTGATAGAGGGCCCCGTATAAGAGAAGCTCTGCACATAGTAAAAGGTATGGTCGATGCCGGCAGCGCATACTGCGTGATGGGGAATCATGAGTACAATGCCCTTGGTTACACGACGCTTGCCCCAGAATATCTTGATAAGACTTACGTGCGTGAGCACAACAGCCGTCACAATAGGCTTATTGCCGAAACCTTAACGCAGTTCGCGAGCTACCCAGAAGAATGGCGAATGTTTCTAGAATGGTTTCAAACGTTGCCAATATTCTTAGAATTCGATGCTTTTCGCGTTGTACATGCTTGTTGGGATGCAGAGTTAATCGCAGAGTTTTTAGTGCTGAACAATAATCAGACCCAGGTTACCACACAATTTATACGGGAATCGGCAGAGAGGGGCTCCTTTCCACAGCGTTTTATGGATAGACTCACGCGAGGTACCGATTTGGCATTACCGGAAGGTCGAAAAATTGCAGGTAAAGACGGTTTGGAACGGCGGGCTTTTAGAACAAAATTCTGGGCAAAAGCACCAAAAACCCTCCAGGATGTCGCGTTTCAGCCGGACCCCTTGCCTGATGATATTGGAGCCTTATCTTTAAATCACGAGCAAAAAAACGCGCTACTGTGTTATTCAGAAAACGAAAAACCGGTTTTCGTTGGTCATTATTGGCTACAAGGGAATCCCGAACCGGTCACAAAAAATTTGGCCTGTTTAGATTACAGTGCCGTAAAATATGGTCGCCTCGCGTGTTATCGATTTGACGGCGAACATTATTTAGATAAATCCAAATTTTGCTGGATTGATGTCACGCCCACTAATAGCAGCGATGCTTAA
- a CDS encoding cytochrome b gives MNLKNTSQRYGLVSIILHWLGAIGVFVLFFLGLWMMELDYYDAWYKSAPALHKSIGFVVVLLFVVRFLWRSYSKPPTALKSHKYWEVLVAKVIHTAFYCVVVSMLISGYLITTSKGQPLEVLGFIALPATVTGIENLEHYASEVHEFMAFLIVGVATLHGLAALKHHFFDKDTTLKRMLGL, from the coding sequence ATGAACCTTAAAAATACCTCTCAGCGTTACGGCCTAGTGAGTATCATACTCCATTGGCTTGGTGCCATCGGTGTGTTTGTCCTGTTTTTTCTTGGGCTTTGGATGATGGAACTAGATTATTACGATGCTTGGTATAAAAGTGCTCCGGCACTGCACAAGAGTATTGGTTTTGTGGTGGTGCTACTTTTTGTTGTCCGCTTCTTGTGGCGTTCTTATTCTAAACCGCCTACCGCATTGAAATCTCATAAATATTGGGAGGTTTTGGTCGCAAAAGTGATCCATACAGCATTCTATTGCGTAGTGGTATCCATGTTAATAAGTGGTTATTTAATCACAACGTCTAAAGGGCAGCCCTTGGAAGTACTAGGTTTTATAGCACTACCTGCCACTGTTACCGGCATAGAAAATTTAGAGCATTATGCGTCTGAGGTTCATGAGTTTATGGCATTTCTTATTGTCGGCGTTGCGACGTTGCATGGTCTAGCGGCGTTGAAACATCATTTTTTCGATAAAGACACTACGTTAAAACGCATGCTCGGTCTATAG
- a CDS encoding NAD(+) kinase produces MTAYKTIGLIGRLASANTQYSISRLVSYLGKQQVEILLDEETASVLPDANLPITPRIELAIRCDLIIVVGGDGSLLSAARAFAGHNVHLLGINRGRLGFLTDISPEDIEYKVGEVLEGKFQTEQRFLLDCKVVRNGSILSSGLALNDVVVHPGKFIRMIEFELYVGDEFVYRQRSDGLIVSSPTGSTAYALSGGGPIMHPNLDAIALVPLYPHTLSSRPIVVSGTSVIRLIVSEQNNLNPLVTCDGQNQTTSQPGDEVVITKSDKTITLIHPEGHDFYETCRTKLGWASHTGNT; encoded by the coding sequence ATGACTGCATATAAAACCATCGGCCTGATTGGTCGGCTCGCGAGTGCGAACACACAATATTCTATCAGCCGGCTTGTATCTTATCTTGGCAAGCAGCAGGTGGAAATATTGCTTGACGAGGAAACAGCGTCAGTTTTGCCCGATGCCAACCTTCCTATTACGCCTCGCATAGAGCTGGCAATTCGGTGTGACCTCATCATAGTGGTGGGGGGGGATGGAAGTCTACTGTCCGCGGCTAGAGCCTTTGCGGGTCATAACGTACATTTGTTGGGTATTAACCGTGGCCGGCTAGGCTTTTTAACGGATATATCGCCCGAAGATATTGAATACAAAGTTGGTGAAGTGCTAGAAGGTAAATTTCAAACAGAACAACGATTTTTGTTGGATTGTAAAGTTGTGCGTAATGGCTCCATATTATCTTCTGGGTTAGCGCTAAATGACGTTGTTGTTCATCCCGGTAAGTTTATACGCATGATCGAGTTTGAATTGTATGTGGGCGATGAGTTCGTTTACCGGCAACGCTCGGATGGGCTTATTGTCTCATCACCTACAGGGTCAACGGCGTATGCGCTAAGTGGCGGTGGGCCGATCATGCACCCTAATCTTGATGCTATTGCGCTGGTGCCGCTATACCCGCATACGCTCAGTAGTCGTCCCATCGTTGTCAGTGGAACAAGTGTTATTCGGCTTATTGTTTCCGAGCAAAATAATTTGAACCCACTGGTCACTTGCGACGGTCAAAATCAAACAACGTCTCAGCCAGGCGATGAGGTGGTCATCACAAAATCTGATAAAACTATAACGCTCATCCATCCTGAGGGACATGATTTTTACGAAACCTGTCGAACGAAGTTAGGTTGGGCTAGCCACACAGGAAATACCTAA
- a CDS encoding YceI family protein, protein MKHLTIRLTQQRISHYLLGVVLLVASITAPTISVADDYVIDTKGAHAFVQFRVKHLGYSWLYGRFNSFEGEFSYDPKKPNASTVDITVDMTSLDTNHAERETHLAAPKYLNSGKYTTASFKSTAYKAIGDKTAVLTGDLTFMGVTKSINIDVEHIGGGADHWGGYRQGFEGKATITPKDFGLDMASKLGEAAAQVELILSVEGIRK, encoded by the coding sequence ATGAAACACTTAACAATACGATTAACCCAACAGCGTATATCCCATTATTTATTGGGTGTAGTTTTACTTGTTGCCAGTATAACCGCCCCAACCATTAGCGTAGCTGATGATTATGTCATCGATACAAAAGGTGCTCACGCCTTCGTTCAGTTTCGCGTTAAGCACTTAGGTTACAGTTGGTTATATGGACGATTTAATTCATTCGAAGGTGAGTTTAGTTACGACCCTAAGAAACCAAACGCGAGCACGGTGGATATTACCGTTGATATGACCAGCTTAGATACGAATCATGCTGAGCGCGAAACACACTTGGCTGCACCAAAATATTTAAACTCTGGCAAATATACAACCGCTAGCTTTAAGAGTACTGCCTACAAAGCGATAGGCGATAAAACCGCTGTATTGACAGGTGACCTCACGTTTATGGGCGTAACAAAGTCGATCAATATTGATGTTGAACATATAGGCGGCGGTGCTGATCACTGGGGTGGCTACAGACAAGGGTTTGAAGGCAAGGCAACCATTACCCCGAAAGACTTCGGCTTGGATATGGCCTCAAAACTTGGCGAAGCTGCGGCACAGGTCGAGCTGATATTATCAGTTGAAGGCATTCGTAAGTAG
- a CDS encoding DUF1853 family protein, giving the protein MTEPKVANLPTTDLSHIFCGNQTEIWLRFKNSAVNDLAWVIFSPDLVEKELGNSVSAGKTLWGLPDSQQAVIHWLTKLDENISLRGLPDRYTLTIKQSPQRLGVYFEQLIAFALQSLPAVKTNRPALLAQNIQINEDGITAGEFDFLLQDQQNQLLHVEAAVKFFLLPQKASLPYDPMHWLGPNAKDKLGLKIDHLLAKQLTLFQRSKAARKKALQLNGNPTSCEAQSQYLVKGMFFIHWSALIAQPAIANAECLMGHWIHEKELKNLIEANKTSQYFTVSLLKKTEWLTGNGVNNPLTAFDLPSPSAIPYMLELTHQPEHSFADDVHTEKKTSRLMVVNNYWPEINSPSRMI; this is encoded by the coding sequence ATGACGGAACCGAAAGTCGCCAATTTACCCACCACGGATCTTTCTCACATTTTTTGTGGCAACCAAACAGAAATATGGCTGCGTTTCAAAAATTCTGCGGTTAACGATCTTGCATGGGTAATTTTTAGCCCGGATTTAGTCGAAAAAGAACTGGGTAATAGTGTTAGTGCTGGTAAAACCCTGTGGGGCCTACCTGACAGCCAGCAGGCCGTTATTCATTGGCTAACCAAGCTGGATGAAAACATAAGTTTACGCGGTTTACCGGATCGATACACCCTAACTATAAAACAAAGCCCTCAGCGGCTTGGTGTTTATTTTGAACAATTAATTGCCTTTGCGCTCCAGTCCTTGCCTGCAGTCAAGACGAACCGCCCTGCCCTGTTAGCTCAAAATATACAAATTAATGAGGATGGTATAACCGCTGGAGAGTTCGATTTCCTGTTACAAGATCAGCAAAATCAATTATTACACGTAGAAGCCGCAGTAAAATTTTTTTTACTGCCCCAAAAAGCGAGCTTACCGTATGACCCTATGCACTGGCTCGGGCCTAACGCAAAAGACAAGCTTGGGTTAAAAATAGACCACTTATTGGCAAAACAACTAACACTATTTCAGCGCTCGAAGGCGGCTCGAAAAAAAGCGCTGCAGCTTAACGGCAACCCTACCTCCTGTGAGGCGCAATCACAATACTTGGTAAAAGGTATGTTTTTTATACACTGGTCAGCGTTAATCGCTCAACCTGCAATTGCGAACGCTGAATGTTTAATGGGCCACTGGATACACGAAAAAGAATTGAAAAACTTAATAGAGGCCAACAAAACTAGCCAATACTTTACGGTTAGCCTGCTCAAAAAAACAGAGTGGCTGACGGGAAACGGCGTCAACAACCCTTTGACCGCTTTTGACCTGCCCTCGCCTTCGGCGATTCCTTATATGCTTGAACTCACGCATCAGCCAGAGCATTCTTTTGCGGACGACGTACATACCGAAAAGAAAACAAGCCGGTTAATGGTGGTGAACAACTATTGGCCAGAAATTAATTCGCCGTCTCGAATGATATAA
- a CDS encoding rhomboid family intramembrane serine protease, whose product MNWIKIAEFPVDAPLHGLHQYLDAHNVAHRIAEHGGVQELWLLDAAETSVVERYFSEYYRDGTVSATTPISREKKPTAAGYFGALVRRSPFSIVMIALGIVGYVMQDILHAQYWVDQSLFLPLLAALSQGEPWRLITPAFIHFNFFHILFNGLWMWELGARVEQFSGKVRYLFLFVATAIGANYCQFLMTEGNIFGGLSGVVYGLLGYLFVCGRVSKSKLVTMPVGLYGFMLAWLALGFFGVVDWFIDGQVANGAHLGGLLTGLSVAGLEYLWSKYITKSNKYQR is encoded by the coding sequence ATGAATTGGATAAAAATCGCTGAATTTCCGGTGGATGCTCCCTTACACGGCCTCCATCAATATTTAGATGCGCATAACGTCGCGCACCGAATAGCAGAGCATGGCGGCGTACAGGAACTATGGTTGTTGGATGCAGCGGAAACATCTGTAGTCGAGCGTTACTTTTCGGAGTATTACAGGGATGGTACGGTGTCTGCCACCACGCCAATATCCCGCGAAAAAAAGCCTACAGCAGCAGGATATTTTGGCGCATTAGTTCGCCGTTCGCCTTTCTCCATTGTAATGATCGCACTCGGTATTGTGGGCTATGTTATGCAGGATATCCTGCATGCGCAATACTGGGTGGATCAATCCCTTTTCCTACCGTTGTTAGCGGCATTGTCGCAAGGTGAACCTTGGCGTTTAATTACTCCGGCTTTTATTCACTTCAATTTTTTCCACATTTTATTTAATGGATTGTGGATGTGGGAGCTTGGTGCGCGTGTTGAGCAATTTTCAGGAAAGGTACGTTACCTCTTTCTTTTTGTTGCCACAGCGATAGGGGCAAACTATTGCCAATTTCTTATGACCGAAGGCAATATATTTGGCGGCTTATCTGGTGTAGTGTACGGTTTGCTGGGCTACTTATTTGTGTGCGGCCGAGTATCAAAAAGTAAGCTAGTGACTATGCCCGTGGGGCTATACGGTTTTATGTTGGCATGGCTAGCGCTTGGTTTTTTCGGCGTAGTCGATTGGTTTATCGATGGTCAAGTGGCTAATGGTGCGCATTTGGGCGGTTTACTAACAGGTCTAAGTGTCGCAGGCCTTGAGTATTTATGGTCAAAATACATTACTAAATCAAATAAGTATCAGCGCTAG
- the pepN gene encoding aminopeptidase N, protein MNNPKTIYLADYQAPLFTLEKTKLNFDLYENHAEVRSELTFLANESNSAHPLVLHGQGLTLVSIAIDGTVLDDSRYSVSDDCLTIPNVLTHFTLTCITKIEPQNNTSLEGLYKSQKMFCTQCEAEGFRTITYFPDRPDVMSEFTVRITADKALYPVLLSNGNKIGEGALDEGRHWVEWHDPHKKPSYLFALVAGDLVNLDGYFTTSSGREVLLRIYVEAKDINKCEHAMQSLKKAMKWDEDVYGREYDLDVFMIVAVDDFNMGAMENKGLNIFNTSCVLASSATTTDESFLSIEAIVAHEYFHNWSGNRVTCRDWFQLSLKEGFTVFRDAEFSSDMGSRTVKRVEDVNMLRTHQFAEDAGPMAHAVQPASFIEISNFYTLTVYEKGAEVVRMIHSLLGAALFRQGSDLYFERHDGQAVTIDDFIKAMTDVSGRDFTQFMNWYRQAGTPRVKVRGKYNPDAHTYNLTVKQSCPPTPECEMKLPFHIPMAMGLIGLEGPLSFTLKDNAGESSTHRVVEITEKEQTLVFENVREEPVPSLFRDFSAPIKLDFQYTLTDLARLITRDDDGFCRWDASQQMAVSVIKDVMQALGNEPAPTVNPQLLETHKQLLEQAIEAASGKSEQDLQMLAYTLTLPSEEYLSETQTIIDVECTHHARVRVKRKLAQQFYGLYHDLYTLLDKPKAYSADTQSIAERKLKHTALSYLVASGKQEALALAKSQFDKADNMSDEFSALAELVHSNSQAAIALKEESLAAFYTKWADDTLVMNRWFSVQASSSNPTTLSTVKQLMDHPSFDKNNPNKLRALIGGFCSRNAICFHDRSGKGYAFLSQRILELNDSNPQMASRLLAPLTRWKKYDDQRQQSMRQTLSTLLEHPALSKDVFEVVTKSLA, encoded by the coding sequence GTGAATAACCCCAAAACCATTTATCTAGCCGATTACCAAGCGCCACTTTTTACGTTAGAAAAAACTAAGCTAAATTTTGATTTGTATGAAAATCATGCAGAAGTAAGATCCGAATTAACGTTTCTAGCAAACGAGAGCAATAGCGCTCACCCTTTGGTCTTACACGGTCAGGGGCTTACGCTAGTGAGTATAGCGATCGACGGAACAGTACTGGATGATTCCCGTTATTCAGTGAGCGATGATTGTCTTACTATACCTAACGTGCTCACTCACTTTACGTTGACGTGTATAACCAAAATAGAGCCACAAAATAATACCTCTCTGGAAGGGCTCTATAAATCGCAAAAGATGTTTTGTACGCAGTGCGAAGCTGAAGGATTTAGGACAATAACCTATTTTCCGGATCGACCAGATGTAATGAGTGAATTTACTGTGCGCATAACGGCCGATAAGGCGTTATACCCCGTACTACTATCAAATGGAAACAAAATAGGAGAAGGGGCGCTTGACGAGGGGCGTCATTGGGTTGAATGGCACGACCCACATAAAAAACCGAGTTATTTATTTGCATTAGTGGCTGGCGACCTCGTTAATCTTGATGGCTATTTTACAACGTCCTCTGGACGTGAAGTATTGCTACGTATATACGTAGAAGCTAAAGATATTAATAAATGCGAACACGCGATGCAGTCGCTAAAAAAGGCCATGAAATGGGATGAAGATGTTTATGGGCGGGAATATGATCTGGATGTTTTTATGATCGTTGCCGTAGACGATTTTAATATGGGCGCAATGGAAAACAAAGGCCTTAATATTTTTAATACCAGCTGCGTGCTGGCGAGTAGTGCAACCACTACTGACGAGAGTTTCTTGTCAATCGAGGCCATTGTTGCACACGAATATTTCCATAATTGGTCTGGGAATCGGGTCACCTGTCGTGATTGGTTTCAACTTAGTTTAAAAGAAGGTTTTACTGTTTTTCGAGATGCAGAATTTTCATCGGATATGGGGTCACGCACCGTAAAACGGGTTGAAGATGTAAACATGTTGCGCACGCATCAATTTGCTGAAGATGCCGGGCCAATGGCACATGCGGTTCAGCCAGCCTCGTTTATTGAAATATCCAATTTCTATACGTTAACCGTTTATGAAAAGGGCGCAGAAGTTGTTCGAATGATCCATAGTTTGCTTGGTGCAGCGCTATTTCGCCAAGGCAGCGATTTATATTTCGAACGCCACGATGGTCAAGCTGTAACCATCGACGATTTTATAAAAGCTATGACAGACGTTTCGGGTAGAGATTTTACGCAGTTTATGAATTGGTATCGTCAAGCCGGTACACCTCGTGTAAAAGTAAGAGGAAAGTATAACCCTGATGCGCATACCTATAATCTTACGGTCAAACAAAGCTGCCCCCCCACGCCAGAATGTGAAATGAAATTGCCTTTCCATATTCCTATGGCAATGGGTTTAATTGGTCTAGAAGGCCCACTCAGTTTTACGCTTAAAGATAATGCTGGTGAATCAAGCACCCATAGGGTCGTTGAAATTACTGAGAAAGAACAAACGCTCGTTTTTGAAAATGTTAGAGAAGAGCCTGTGCCGTCGTTATTTCGCGATTTTTCGGCGCCTATAAAGCTAGACTTTCAGTATACGCTTACCGATTTGGCTCGGTTAATTACGCGTGATGACGATGGCTTTTGTCGTTGGGATGCTAGCCAACAAATGGCGGTTTCAGTTATAAAAGACGTTATGCAGGCACTGGGTAATGAACCAGCACCAACGGTTAACCCGCAACTATTAGAAACGCATAAGCAACTCCTGGAGCAAGCTATAGAAGCGGCTTCGGGTAAGAGTGAGCAAGATCTGCAAATGTTGGCTTACACGTTAACCTTACCGAGTGAAGAGTACCTTAGTGAAACGCAAACAATAATCGATGTTGAATGCACCCATCATGCGCGTGTTCGAGTGAAACGTAAATTAGCGCAGCAATTTTACGGGTTGTATCACGATCTATACACCTTGCTGGACAAGCCCAAGGCGTACTCAGCCGATACACAGAGTATCGCTGAGCGAAAGCTTAAGCATACGGCTTTGAGTTATCTCGTTGCCTCTGGCAAGCAGGAAGCGTTGGCGTTGGCAAAAAGTCAGTTCGATAAAGCCGATAATATGAGTGATGAGTTTTCGGCATTAGCTGAATTGGTACACAGTAATAGCCAAGCAGCTATTGCGCTAAAAGAAGAAAGTCTTGCCGCGTTTTACACAAAATGGGCCGATGATACATTAGTAATGAATCGATGGTTTTCCGTTCAAGCGAGCAGCTCGAATCCAACAACACTTTCGACCGTAAAACAGTTAATGGATCATCCTAGCTTCGATAAAAACAACCCGAATAAATTGCGTGCACTAATTGGTGGTTTCTGTAGCCGGAATGCTATCTGTTTTCACGATCGATCGGGCAAGGGGTACGCATTTCTCAGCCAACGTATTTTAGAGCTTAACGATTCCAACCCCCAGATGGCCTCGCGCTTACTAGCGCCATTAACGCGTTGGAAGAAGTATGATGATCAGCGGCAGCAATCTATGCGACAAACGCTTTCTACGTTGTTGGAACACCCAGCCTTGTCGAAAGATGTTTTTGAAGTGGTTACCAAAAGTTTGGCATGA
- a CDS encoding BatD family protein, producing the protein MNNPTSPLLNTVFSVGIMVLLWLLNSTAQAQTFTARVDRTQVSMNETFNLVVRYSGSTQSQPDFSALTDQFEILNQSTSNQIRNSNGSVESHTEWSMVLLPRGVGRLVVPSFKFDNAFTDAIVISVSANAPLPAGQQDDIFVETILNTTSSHVQEQILLTYQLFYSVNIEGLENPAPVIENAIVEPLERSNFSRNIQGKTYNVAAFNYAIFPQASGDISLPSLTWSAKIAKTQNRNLWNYGGARYEIKRLRTADKTIKVASQPAEFPTNATWLPSSGLSLTEQWNTAPENFKVGEPITRTLTLTANGLMSSQLPTIIGSPTDARVKFYADQPELRESKGAEGVISQRVETLAVVISESGEVIIPAVSIPWWDSQANELKYAALPSRTVIVAANSDIEANAHARSEALGQPQPLTPIEPVESQQNVSILWQALAVFFMCTTLWFSVWVLRLRKNTHVKAEPENNHGLTMSANKKQAWKALQHACRGSDLNVVRTATINWANANWPLAQIHALADIARATKDSVIETQLSALDSALFSANGDKHWNPNLLMSAIKDWQEAATKTGTKDCKTLKPLYGE; encoded by the coding sequence ATGAACAACCCCACTTCCCCCCTTTTGAACACAGTATTTTCCGTTGGAATAATGGTATTGCTGTGGCTGTTGAATAGCACTGCACAGGCCCAAACGTTTACGGCCCGTGTAGATCGTACGCAGGTGTCCATGAATGAAACGTTTAATCTTGTCGTTCGTTACAGTGGTTCGACACAGTCACAACCCGATTTTAGCGCGTTAACAGATCAATTCGAAATTTTAAATCAATCGACAAGCAACCAGATTCGCAATTCGAACGGAAGTGTCGAGTCCCATACCGAATGGAGTATGGTTCTTTTACCTAGAGGCGTTGGCCGATTGGTTGTGCCATCATTTAAATTCGACAATGCCTTCACCGATGCCATCGTAATATCCGTATCTGCAAATGCGCCTCTCCCCGCAGGCCAACAGGATGATATTTTTGTTGAGACAATCCTCAATACAACCTCCTCCCATGTACAAGAACAAATATTGCTTACCTATCAATTGTTTTATTCTGTCAATATTGAAGGATTGGAAAACCCTGCACCAGTAATTGAAAACGCTATTGTTGAACCATTAGAGCGATCCAACTTTAGTCGTAACATCCAGGGTAAAACCTATAATGTTGCAGCATTTAACTATGCGATTTTTCCACAGGCTAGTGGCGACATTTCGCTGCCTTCCTTAACATGGTCTGCCAAAATAGCAAAAACGCAAAATCGCAATTTATGGAACTATGGCGGTGCACGCTATGAAATAAAGCGATTACGAACGGCAGATAAAACCATCAAGGTAGCAAGCCAGCCGGCTGAATTTCCTACTAATGCAACATGGCTTCCGTCCAGCGGACTGTCATTAACCGAACAATGGAATACGGCTCCAGAAAACTTTAAGGTGGGTGAGCCCATAACGCGCACGCTAACATTAACCGCAAATGGTTTAATGTCTTCTCAGCTTCCCACTATTATCGGCTCTCCCACGGACGCTCGCGTTAAATTCTACGCAGACCAACCAGAATTAAGAGAGAGCAAAGGTGCTGAGGGCGTAATATCACAACGAGTAGAAACCTTGGCTGTAGTCATTTCGGAAAGTGGCGAAGTCATTATTCCGGCTGTCAGTATTCCGTGGTGGGACAGCCAAGCCAACGAGCTGAAATATGCAGCGTTACCCTCGCGAACGGTTATAGTTGCAGCAAACTCTGATATAGAAGCGAATGCACATGCGAGAAGCGAGGCTCTAGGGCAACCACAACCACTTACCCCTATAGAGCCGGTAGAATCGCAGCAGAATGTCAGTATTTTGTGGCAAGCTCTCGCGGTATTCTTTATGTGTACCACACTGTGGTTTAGCGTATGGGTGCTTCGGTTGAGAAAAAACACTCACGTAAAAGCAGAACCTGAAAACAACCATGGGCTTACGATGAGCGCCAATAAGAAGCAAGCATGGAAGGCGCTGCAACACGCTTGTCGTGGTAGCGATCTTAACGTTGTGCGTACAGCAACGATCAACTGGGCTAACGCTAATTGGCCTCTCGCTCAAATCCATGCGCTTGCCGATATAGCCCGTGCTACAAAAGATTCCGTGATTGAAACCCAACTCTCCGCCTTGGATAGCGCACTCTTTAGCGCTAACGGCGATAAACACTGGAACCCAAACTTGTTAATGAGTGCGATTAAAGATTGGCAAGAAGCGGCTACCAAAACAGGAACCAAAGATTGTAAAACGTTAAAGCCATTATATGGGGAATAA